The nucleotide sequence CGTCGCCGGCGGCATTGCCTTCGCCACGCCGGAGAATCGCAAGGACAGCCCGCCGACCGATCCGAGCCTGCCGTTCCGCCTGTACGAAGATTTCGATGCGGCCGCTGCCGGTATCAAGGCCAAGGTCAAGCTCACGGACTTCGAAGGCCTGCAAGCCGGTCGTACACCGGTGATGTACAAAGGCATTCAGGTGGGCAGCCTGAAAACCTTGAAGATCGACCCGGACCTGTCCAGCGCCAACGCCGAGCTGACCCTCGACCCATTGGCCGAAGACTACCTGGTTCAAGACACCCAGTTCTGGGTGGTCAAACCTTCCATCTCGCTGGCCGGCATTACCGGCCTGGAAGCCCTGGTCAAAGGTAATTACATCGCCATTCGTCCTGGCGACAAAGGCAGCGCCCCGCAACGCGAATTCGTCGCCCGCGCCAAGGCGCCACCGCTGGACCTGCGCTCCCCGGGCCTGCACATGGTGCTGTTCACCGACAACCTCGGCTCCCTGGATGTCGGCAGCCCGATACTCTACAAACAGGTCAAGGTCGGCTCGGTGCAGAGCTACCAGTTCTCGCGCAAGAACAAGCAGCTGGTGATCGGCGTTCATATCGAGAAGGAATACGAAAACCTGGTTAACGGTTCGACACGTTTCTGGAATGCCAGCGGTGTGACCCTGACCGGCGGCCTCACCGGTGGTATCCAGGTGAAGAGTGAGTCCCTGGCCAGCCTGATGGCCGGTGGTATTGCCTTCGAAACACCGCAGCCGAACGTACCGCTGAAAAAGCGCATTCCACGTTTCCGCTTGTTTGCCGACCGTGAGGCGGCCAATCAGCATGGCACCCTGGTGACCATCAAGGTCGACCGTGCTGACGGTATGCGTCCAGGCACACCGGTACGTTTCAAAGGCCTGGATGTGGGTAAGATCGAGAGCGTGGACCTCAGTGCCGATATGCAATCGGTGCTGCTCAGTGCGCGTATTACCCAAGTAGCGGACCGCATCGCGCGCGTCGGCAGCCAGTTCTGGGTGGTCAAGCCAGAACTGGGCCTGATGAAAACCTCCAACCTGGAAACCCTGGTCACCGGGCAATACATCGAAGTGCAGCCGGCTGCGAAAAACGCCGGTCCGCAGAAGAGCTTCGTCGCACTGGCCCAACCCCCTGAAGCTGTCCGTCAGGAGGCTGGCCTCAGCCTGACACTTAGCGCCGCACGCCGTGGCTCGTTGAAGGAAGGTGTGCCGGTGACCTACCGTGAAGTCACCGTGGGCAAAGTGACCGGCTACGAGTTGGGCCAGACCGCCGACCGTGTACTGATCCACATCCTGATCGAACCCAAGTACGCGCCGCTGGTACGCAGTGGCAGCCGCTTCTGGAACACCAGCGGCTTTGGCCTCGACTTTGGCCTGTTCAAGGGGGCGACGGTGCGCACCGAGTCCCTGGAGACTCTTGTGGCCGGCGGTATCGCATTTGCCACGCCAGACGGCGAGCGTATGGGCAACGCCGCGCGGCCGCAGCAAACCTTCCCGCTGTTCGACAAATTCGAAGAGGAATGGCTGACCTGGGCACCGAAAATCCCACTCGGCAAATAAAGCTACAAAAAAGGCCGCGATCCATCGGATCGCGGCCTTTTTATATTTCAGCGCAAAACGTCAGACCTCATCCAGCTCCGGCTCATCCGCCTGCACATTCACTGTCGCCTTCACCACATCATGGCGACGGATGTACTTCCAGTCCGCCTCATCG is from Pseudomonas marginalis and encodes:
- a CDS encoding PqiB family protein — translated: MSDLPKAKTRPASNWSAIWVLPLIALIIGGWLGWRAYSQQGIEIQVRFESGEGIQANKTEVVYKGMSVGKVKTLALDDEGNNRGVIATIEMNKDVEQYLKTNTRFWLVKPSVSLAGITGLETLVSGNYIAASPGDGEPTRKFKALSEEPPLSDAKPGLHLTIKADRLGSLNRGSPVFYKQIQVGQVKSYLLSEDQSTVEIKVYIEPTYANLVRKHTRFWNASGISIDANLSGVKVRSESLSSIVAGGIAFATPENRKDSPPTDPSLPFRLYEDFDAAAAGIKAKVKLTDFEGLQAGRTPVMYKGIQVGSLKTLKIDPDLSSANAELTLDPLAEDYLVQDTQFWVVKPSISLAGITGLEALVKGNYIAIRPGDKGSAPQREFVARAKAPPLDLRSPGLHMVLFTDNLGSLDVGSPILYKQVKVGSVQSYQFSRKNKQLVIGVHIEKEYENLVNGSTRFWNASGVTLTGGLTGGIQVKSESLASLMAGGIAFETPQPNVPLKKRIPRFRLFADREAANQHGTLVTIKVDRADGMRPGTPVRFKGLDVGKIESVDLSADMQSVLLSARITQVADRIARVGSQFWVVKPELGLMKTSNLETLVTGQYIEVQPAAKNAGPQKSFVALAQPPEAVRQEAGLSLTLSAARRGSLKEGVPVTYREVTVGKVTGYELGQTADRVLIHILIEPKYAPLVRSGSRFWNTSGFGLDFGLFKGATVRTESLETLVAGGIAFATPDGERMGNAARPQQTFPLFDKFEEEWLTWAPKIPLGK